A genomic window from Engraulis encrasicolus isolate BLACKSEA-1 chromosome 14, IST_EnEncr_1.0, whole genome shotgun sequence includes:
- the LOC134462839 gene encoding protein shisa-5-like, whose product MALVVYVLVLLGTFQSISAGDDCEAYYKNGAYQRKETCFYPDHCCGTCTNRYCCSSYVSAFTKNKQKQCNRGLNIDEHFTFTSNSASKTVIISVIIPAVIIFILLVIICCVCPCCCCYQMCRKPRPVVAATTHTTVVNTQYLQNPAPTQQHPGYYPVNQQQPAYNPGNQQHPGYYPGNQQPGYGTPAPYGGQPMASAAPQGPANMAFGAPPSYQDVAGPGGYPVNYSGAAFTPGQQSYPMQPTGHAGYQNQPMPPANVDPNAQPAYNPDYVAPPPAKY is encoded by the exons ATGGCGTTGGTGGTCTACGTTCTGGTGCTTTTGGGGACTTTCCAATCAATTTCAGCCG GTGATGATTGTGAGGCGTACTATAAAAATGGCGCGTATCAGCGGAAAGAAACTTGCTTCTATCCTGACCATTGCTGTGGTACCTGTACCAACCGATACTGCTGCTCCAGCTACGTCAGTGCGTTcactaaaaataaacaaaagcagTGCAATAGAGGCTTGAACATTGATGAACATTTCACCTTCACCTCCAACTCTGCAAG CAAGACTGTGATTATTAGTGTCATCATCCCAgctgtcatcatcttcatcttacTGGTCATCATTTGCTGTGtgtgcccctgctgctgctgctatcaaATGTGCCGCAAGCCCAGAC CGGTGGTGGCTGCCACCACTCACACGACAGTGGTCAACACCCAGTACCTGCAGAACCCCGCCCCTACCCAGCAGCACCCAGGCTACTATCCTGTTAACCAGCAGCAGCCAGCCTATAACCCTGGCAACCAGCAGCACCCAGGCTACTACCCTGGCAACCAGCAGCCAGGCTATGGAACCCCTGCACCGTATGGAGGTCAGCCAATGGCCAGTGCAGCACCGCAGGGACCAGCCAACATGGCGTTTGGGGCCCCCCCTTCCTATCAGGATGTTG CTGGACCAGGAGGATACCCTGTCAACTACAGCGGTGCCGCCTTCACGCCGGGCCAGCAGTCCTACCCAATGCAACCCACAGGGCATGCTGGGTACCAGAACCAGCCCATGCCACCAGCCAATGTGGACCCCAACGCCCAACCTGCCTACAACCCAGACTACGTCGCCCCACCACCTGCCAAATACTAA
- the LOC134462840 gene encoding protein shisa-5-like, giving the protein MALVVYALVLLGTFQSISAGDDCEAYNALGGYHSKQYCYDKHCCGTCNIRICCGVAAMELTKYEQRQCVDEHFASGRMIVIVGTIIPVVIFILLVIICCVCPCCCCYQMCRKPRPVVAATTHTTVVNTQYLQNPAPTQQHPGYYPVNQQQQAYNPGNQQQPGYYPSNQQPGYGTPAPYGGQPMASAAPQGPPNMAFGAPPSYQDVAGAGGYPVNYSGAAFPPGQQSYPASADLNAQPAYNPDYAAPPPAKY; this is encoded by the exons GTGATGATTGTGAGGCGTACAATGCATTGGGCGGGTATCATAGTAAGCAATATTGCTATGATAAGCATTGCTGTGGTACCTGCAACATCCGAATCTGCTGTGGAGTTGCTGCAATGGAGTTGACTAAATATGAACAAAGGCAGTGTGTTGATGAACATTTCGCCTCTGGCAG GATGATTGTGATTGTTGGTACCATCATACCAGTTGTCATCTTCATCTTACTGGTCATCATTTGCTGTGtgtgcccctgctgctgctgctatcaaATGTGCCGCAAGCCCAGAC CGGTGGTGGCTGCCACCACTCACACGACAGTGGTCAACACCCAGTACCTGCAGAACCCCGCCCCTACCCAGCAGCATCCAGGCTACTATCCTGTTAACCAGCAGCAGCAAGCCTATAACCCTGGCAACCAGCAGCAGCCAGGCTATTACCCTAGCAACCAGCAGCCAGGCTACGGAACCCCTGCACCGTATGGAGGTCAGCCAATGGCCAGTGCAGCACCGCAGGGACCACCCAACATGGCGTTTGGGGCCCCCCCTTCCTATCAGGATGTTG CTGGAGCAGGAGGATACCCTGTCAACTACAGCGGTGCCGCCTTCCCACCGGGCCAGCAGTCCTACCCGGCCTCTGCGGACCTCAACGCCCAACCTGCCTACAACCCCGATTACGCCGCCCCACCACCTGCCAAATATTAA